A stretch of DNA from Negativicutes bacterium:
AGTGGAAGCAATACTGGAGCTGCTCCGTTCGATGAAATAGGCAAATTTTAGAGAATCCGTTATCGCCAATGCTTGCTTTTGTCTTCTGATGCGAGTGAGTGATTATTTTTATTCGTTTCCTTGCCGATTACTACAGGTCGAAGCCCTTGACAAAAAAGAAATCTGCTTTATAATAGGCATAATTATTGATTGGCATTGATGAGAAGAGTAAGCCTCGCACGCTTTTACAGAGAGCCCCGTCTGGTGCAAAGGGGTAGAGTGCAACAGACTGAAGATGGTCTCGGAGCCGCACGGGCGAAGTAATTTAGGTCGTGCCGGGTTCTCCCGTTACAGAGATAGACTATCGCTGGTTTTAAAACGGAGCTTTCCCTTAAATTCCGGCCGCAGTTGAAGAGGCTTTTTGTTGTGAAGCAAAAAGCAAAGCAAGGTGGTATCACGAAAGCATACGCTCTCGTCCTTGGAGTATTCTCCAAGAGACGAGGGCTTTTTTTATCGACATTTTGAAAGCGGTGAATTGATGTGATCCAGATCGACCAACTGACCAAGACCTATAGCCGGCCGCAACAAACAGATCTGACTGCTTTGCGGCAGATTTCTTTCAGCATCGGCGATGGTGAGATTTTTGGCATCATCGGCATGAGCGGCGCCGGCAAATCCACCTTACTGCGTTGTCTCACTTTACTGGAAACGCCCGATGACGGCCGCATTTATTTCGACGGTGTAGACACCGCGCAGCTGCAGGGCCAGCAGTTACTGAAGGTGCGCCGCAAAATGGGAGTCGTCTTTCAGGGTTATCATCTGCTGATGCAGAAGACGGTACGGCAGAATATCAGCTTTCCTTTGATCTTAGCGCACAGTGCGACGGATCGAATGCGCAGCCGCACAGAAGAGCTGTTGGAATTGGTCGATCTGCAAGACAAAGCCGACGCCTACCCCGCCCAACTATCCGGCGGGCAAAAGCAGAGAGTCGCTTTGGCAAGAGCGTTGGCCAATGACCCCAGGGTCCTCTTCTGCGATGAACCCACTTCGGCGCTGGAT
This window harbors:
- a CDS encoding ATP-binding cassette domain-containing protein, with translation MIQIDQLTKTYSRPQQTDLTALRQISFSIGDGEIFGIIGMSGAGKSTLLRCLTLLETPDDGRIYFDGVDTAQLQGQQLLKVRRKMGVVFQGYHLLMQKTVRQNISFPLILAHSATDRMRSRTEELLELVDLQDKADAYPAQLSGGQKQRVALARALANDPRVLFCDEPTSALDALNSRAALRLLQEINQRLGVTIVIVTHDLSIIRAVCHKIAILDDGALAEWGDAGTILQHPASRIGKLLLNATP